One segment of Solanum stenotomum isolate F172 chromosome 1, ASM1918654v1, whole genome shotgun sequence DNA contains the following:
- the LOC125872431 gene encoding T-complex protein 1 subunit theta — protein MQPYGIQSMLKEGHKHLSGLDEAVLKNIDACKQLSTITRTSLGPNGMNKMVINHLDKLFVTNDAATIVNELEVQHPAAKILVLAGKAQQEEIGDGANLTVSFAGELLQNAEELIRMGLHPSEIIIGYNKAINKTIELLDELVEEGSENMNVKDKNEVISRMKSAVASKQFGLEDVLCPLVAEACIQVCPKNPANFNVDNVRVAKLLGGGLLNSTIVRGMVLKSDAVGSIKRIEKAKVAVFVQGVDTSATETKGTVLIHSAEQLENYAKTEEAKVEELIKSVADSGAKVIVSGAAVGEMALHFCERYKLMVLKISSKFELRRFCRTTGAVALLKLSQPNPDDLGHVDSVSVEEIGGVRVTVVRNEDGGNSVSTVVLRGSTDSILDDLERAVDDGVNTYKAMCRDSRIVPGAAATEIELARKLKEFSFKEMGLDQYAIAKFAESFEMVPKTLAENAGLNAMEIISSLYAEHASGNVKVGLNLEKGACEDISGLSIWDLYVTKFFALKYAADAVCTVLRVDQIIMSKPAGGPGRREQPAGMDED, from the exons GCATGAATAAGATGGTTATCAATCATCTGGACAAGCTTTTTGTCACAAATGATGCTGCTACTATTGTGAATGAGCTTGAGGTCCAGCACCCTGCTGCAAAAATATTGGTTTTGGCCGGAAAGGCACAGCAAGAGGAAATTGGTGATGGAGCTAATTTGACTGTTTCATTTGCGGGGGAGCTCCTCCAAAATGCTGAGGAGCTCATCAGGATGGGGTTGCACCCTAGTGAGATTATTATCGGATACAATAAGGCAATAAATAAG ACAATTGAATTATTGGATGAGCTAGTTGAGGAAGGTTCCGAAAATATGAATGTCAAAGACAAGAATGAAGTTATTTCAAGGATGAAATCTGCAGTTGCTAGCAAACAATTTGGACTAGAGGATGTCCTGTGTCCCCTTGTTGCTGAG GCTTGCATTCAAGTGTGCCCTAAAAACCCAGCGAACTTCAATGTCGATAATGTACGAGTCGCAAAGCTCTTGGGTGGGGGTTTGCTTAATTCCACCATAGTTAGAGGTATGGTGTTGAAAAGTGATGCTGTTGGGAGCATAAAGAGGATAGAGAAGGCAAAG GTTGCTGTTTTTGTTCAAGGTGTTGATACATCTGCGACTGAAACAAAAGGAACAGTTCTTATTCATAGTGCTGAGCAG CTTGAAAACTATGCAAAGACTGAGGAGGCTAAGGTGGAGGAACTTATTAAATCAGTTGCTGACTCAGGTGCCAAGGTCATTGTCAGTGGAGCAGCGGTGGGAGAGATGGCTCTACATTTCTGTGAGCGTTACAA ACTTATGGTATTGAAAATCAGCTCCAAGTTTGAACTCCGCCGTTTTTGCCGTACCACTGGGGCTGTTGCACTT TTAAAGCTTAGCCAGCCAAATCCAGATGACCTTGGCCATGTTGATTCTGTTTCAGTGGAGGAAATTGGTGGTGTCAGG GTTACAGTTGTGAGAAATGAAGACGGTGGAAATTCTGTCTCCACTGTTGTTTTGCGGGGAAGCACTGATAGTATCTTGGATGACCTTGAAAGAGCCGTTGATGATGGTGTAAATACCTACAAG GCAATGTGCAGGGACAGTCGGATCGTACCTGGAGCTGCAGCTACTGAAATTGAGCTGGCCAGAAAACTGAAAGAATTCTCTTTCAAAGAGATGGG GTTGGATCAATATGCAATAGCAAAATTTGCTGAAAGTTTTGAAATGGTTCCTAAAACGCTAGCTGAGAATGCTGGCCTCAATGCGATGGAGATCATATCATCCTTGTATGCTGAACACGCATCTGGAAATGTCAAAGTGGGCCTTAACTTGGAGAAAGGTGCCTGTGAGGATATCTCTGGCTTGAGTATATGGGACCTCTATGTTACCAA ATTTTTTGCTCTAAAATATGCTGCTGATGCTGTCTGCACTGTGCTTCGGGTAGACCAG ATTATAATGTCAAAACCAGCGGGAGGTCCAGGCAGGAGAGAACAACCTGCAGGGATGGACGAGGATTAA
- the LOC125872439 gene encoding pheophytinase, chloroplastic-like: MEICSFYSTPYYCVVNVKPNVIQKCLISNQAMFPRLKERRLCSGSDVYSVMKNKNQRSCTVASVKGVDSVDSTLLSESYSSDVVDGKVGTQGVTSRGISVPKVMIPSLPSEAKGDAVAVIDSCLWEWKPKLNVHYEKSGCQNVNSAPILFLPGFGVGSFHYEKQLKDLGRDNRIWALDFIGQGKSLPCEDPTSRSKRLDESEGDGNNVLWGLGDEAEPWAKELVYSVDLWREQVRYFIEEVIKEPVYIVGNSLGGYVALYFAAYYPQLVKGVTLLNATPFWGFLPNPVRSPRLSRLFPWAGTFPLPSNIKKLTELVWQKISAPESIAEVLKQVYADHTTKVDKVFSSILEVTEHPAAAASLASIMFAPQGQLNFKEALTGCRMNNVPVCLIYGKEDPWVTPIWGLQVKRQVPEAPYYQISPAGHCPHDEVPEIVNFLLRGWIKNVESDSSVALPLLDYPESVEYDVVKELEFVRQGVKKSAKVQFYGSMTSQWERLGMFLKSRFQNGVYSP, translated from the exons ATGGAAATTTGTTCTTTCTATTCGACACCCTATTACTGCGTTGTAAATGTTAAACCGAATGTGATTCAAAAATGCCTAATTTCAAACCAGGCAATGTTTCCTAGactaaaagaaagaagattatGTTCTGGTTCAGATGTTTATAGCGTAATGAAAAACAAGAACCAGAGATCTTGCACTGTCGCTTCCGTAAAGGGGGTTGACAGTGTTGACTCAACTCTCTTGAGTGAAAGCTATAGCTCAGATGTTGTAGATGGGAAAGTCGGTACGCAAGGTGTGACTAGTAGAGGTATATCAGTACCAAAGGTTATGATTCCTAGTTTACCAAGTGAAGCTAAAGGTGATGCTGTTGCTGTGATTGATAGCTGTTTGTGGGAATGGAAGCCAAAACTGAATGTTCATTATGAGAAATCTGGATGTCAAAATGTTAACTCCGCGCCAATACTTTTTCTTCCTGGTTTTGGTGTTGGTTCCTTTCACTATGAAAAGCAGCTGAAGGATCTTGGTCGTGATAACAGAATATGGGCATTAGATTTTATTGGACAGGGGAAGTCATTACCTTGTGAGGATCCAACATCACGGTCTAAAAGATTAGATGAATCAGAAGGTGATGGAAACAATGTTCTCTGGGGTTTGGGGGATGAAGCAGAACCTTGGGCAAAAGAGCTTGTCTATTCTGTTGATTTATGGAGGGAGCAAGTACGCTATTTCATCGAAGAG GTTATTAAAGAACCAGTCTACATTGTGGGAAATTCACTTGGTGGATATGTTGCCCTCTACTTTGCAGCATACTACCCTCAATTGGTGAAAGGTGTAACCTTGCTGAATGCGACGCCTTTTTGGGGATTTCTTCCTAATCCTGTTAGATCTCCAAGATTATCAAGATTGTTTCCATGGGCTGGTACTTTTCCTCTGCCCTCCAATATCAAAAAGCTTACAGAACTTGT ATGGCAGAAAATAAGTGCTCCTGAGAGTATTGCAGAGGTGCTTAAACAAGTTTATGCTGATCATACCACAAAAGTGGATAAGGTTTTCTCTAGTATTCTTGAGGTAACAGAACACCCTGCAGCAGCTGCATCCCTTGCCTCAATAATGTTTGCTCCTCAGGGACAACTAAATTTCAAAGAGGCACTGACTGG GTGTCGAATGAACAATGTACCGGTCTGTCTCATTTACGGGAAAGAAGACCCCTGGGTGACGCCTATTTGGGGTTTACAAGTGAAACGCCAAGTCCCTGAAGCTCCATATTATCAAATTAGTCCAGCTGGTCACTGCCCCCATGATGAAGTCCCAGAG ATTGTGAATTTTTTGCTGCGCGGATGGATCAAGAACGTTGAATCGGATAGTTCAGTTGCATTGCCTCTGCTAGATTATCCAGAAAGCGTTGAATACGACGTTGTCAAAGAATTGGAATTTGTTCGGCAAGGAGTGAAAAAATCAGCAAAAGTGCAATTTTATGGATCAATGACTTCTCAATGGGAGAGGCTTGGCATGTTTTTAAAATCTAGATTCCAAAATGGAGTTTACTCTCCATAA